The nucleotide sequence tcagatgAATTAGGCACTGATTTGAACTGAGTTAAACTGGCTACTTTTGTGACATAGGACTGTTTAACAGCTTATACGGATTGCCGAACCTTTGTAGCAATTTCCTCTATGTCGTTAGTTGAGGTGGCTTATGTGGGATATCAAACAGTGTGGGTTACTGCATTCAACACGAGTTTGTTATTGCCCAcactcatgaactggttttgttcgaagtgTAAATGAACAAAACTTAACATTATATAAAAAGATAAACagggtcttttttcataatttcttctcGCTGGCCATTCACTAGCCATTTCCTGCtattaaaacgaaacattaatcaccaATACTCATGTAGTTTGCCAGCGAATCCTGACGATAGAGTTTAGTAACATGGTGGTGTATActtctcagggtccttaggaatcATGCAAAAAGACAGATGAggtttcttcttgttgttgttactgcaatttattgcgctatagACGCTCCagtttgtaaaaaccattgtgcAAACCAAAATAAACAATTATTCTTTTCCGCTTTTACATTACGTGCCGAACTCAACTGTTACTGGCTGCTTGGCAGCTGCAGTAGGTAACAAAATTGAGCCGAAGTGTTAGACTGTTCGTAGACTGTGGTTTGCACTTTCCGCAAGCGCTTTTGCGCTAGTCTGTTTATACCTCCTTGGTTAGTACATCGCTGTACCCCTGAAAATGAAGCTATCTTCATGTTTGGGTGTTATTTTATTCTGCTGccaggagggagggggggtggctAGATGAGACGTTTTTATCTTCAAGCTTGTGTTCATTGAGATCGTAGGTTTGGGTGGGTACTACTACAACTACTGGGTACTATAGTGCTTTGGGTCTTGGGAGTGGGTTCGTTAGATCAAAGTTTGACACTGTGGTTAGTAGTACCGTGCGAAGTAGTAGTAGACGTCCAAGAGATGTAGGCATCTGCTAAGTTAAAAGATGTATCGTCTGACGCGAATAGCATTTCAGGTTGAGCGCAAATGGTTATCATCGTCAAAGCTATGTAAAAAGCGATTCAATGCATCTAGGCGTGACTACAGTACGAAATTAAATACATCGTTTGTGACTGAACAcgagtatcgaaaccgaagtgaaaacTTCCCTTCGCTGTTGGTATGGGGTGgcttgttttcatttttccaaagcaaggaGGAACCCGAATTAATACAAACTATCAAACGAGCAATTTTATTAATGCAGGTGTGCATCATGCGCGATACTTCGCTCACGACCAGCTTTTGTACAGTGTTCCGCACTTAGAAATTTGTtatgacatttctttctttacAGAAAGACGAAATGAAAAAGGCAGAGCAGATGCTTCATATTGCATTAAAACTTGCTCAAGAACAACAGAACGAAGATGGTATTGTATATGTACTGGATCTTATGGCAAATTTGGCGTATGATATGAATGAGCACGATAAAGCACATAAATTATTTGTTAGCGTTATGCAGCATCTTTTCAGAAAAGGTGTGCAGCAGGATGACAATAAAATCATTCATATAAGCCTGAAACTTGCTGACAATTACCATAAACAGGGAGAAAAAAGGTAAATGCTGAGATTAGCCTACCAAATACAGGCCAATAGTGGAGAGATGGAGATGTTAATTTTTAAAGATTTGTCGACGTTTTACGTATCTTATTCCAAGTTACATAATGTACTTGCCAGTGATTTCATCAAAAGGACATGCAATCGTTATGTTACCTGGTGGTATCAAATGTTaactaataaaaaagaaaagattgGCATGATTTCTTACGTGCTAAAAACTATTAATCTCACCACATTAATGGATGATTACATCCCCCACCCCTGAATCTTGACATCTTAATCACATGTTTTACCTTCACAGTGTTTCCTATATGTTGCTTGGTAGCTCTTTCAGGCATCTTAGTCCATTTTTTAATACACATACCTAGTTggtgtttagattagattaatgagtcattccatagacccataaaagagggaatcctcctggatgtggaacatgtcggataaacacattacaaaaatataattagaaaaacttgagtttcattaattttaatgatcctcagtcagaaagcagtaaaattatgtacatgaattaaatttaaacttctaatatttacagatttaatacttacatctgctttcattaaatccatcattcagacatttgctagtttcttggcaattacaaCCAAGTatcgtcaaaaattaaagtaaattattcatttcaatgatcctcagttaagaacagtcagattaagTACAAGGTTTAAAATTGAACTTCCACTGTTTAAAGACTTAAGACTTAGATCTGCTTTCCATACAGCCGTCATTCACACAGTAGATAGTTACTTGGCTGTcataaccaagtattgtcaaaaattaaagtatattaaattttcattaaaatggtctactgcacttgttgagaaactcatgatggaatagaaggagttggccacgaaaaattcttttaaattatgtttaaattgtgccttgtctgaaactaaactcttaatggttgcttgTTTCGGTTAcagcattttatttgtaatttatgtaGGTGCACTCATGTTGGGTTCCTCCTATAATCCTGATAATTCTTTGTTTGGGTCCTCACTCCAGTGACCATTTAGTTTGGTTTCAGTTGACTTTCATGGTAAATGGGAAAGTTACTTGTGTCATTTTGCCTTCCTTCTGATTATTAGATGGGCACAGCCAGAAAATGAGGTTCTGTGCTCAGTTTACAAGCAGAGCACCAGACACTGGGAATCATGGGTCTTATTGCAATACAGATTCCCAGGAAATGACTTGATAGTACTGTAGTGATTTAATAGCAACATTGGAAAGTGTTAGATTGCAAAGCAGATCTTACTTATATGCCATATAAAATATTAACCacataataacagtttgtcttcaaAGTCATAGATACTATTTATATTGTAAGTTATTGTGTCTCAAGAACACAGTAAAAATTAAAGgggaagcaaaataaatatttctagatCTATTCATCTGATTTTAAGGGTGTTTAATTCCTGAAATACAACCTGATTATTAGGAAAGAACTTTAATCATATCTGAAGGAAAATTCACTATGAACTATAAAGTCATGAGACAATTTCTGTCCTGTACTTACCTTCTGGAGGTGAAATGTTAAGTACTGCTGATGAGAGAGACATGAAAGTATATGGTACTATCGTACCTTTTGGACCTATTATTTCCTTCGTCATGGATGAGAGGAGGACTGGCTAAAGATGGTAAGAAGGAAGAGTGGGTAACTTGAGACTCCAGGATGAGAGTCTTCTCCCTGAGGAATGGATAATAGAGCTGGAAGCTAACATAATTTCATATACTTTCTCAGAGATTTTTCCTCCTGAAGATAAGTAAACCTACTGGTCagcatttcattattttattaatattaggaAAGAAGTAACTTGTTAAAACAGTGGAGGCTTGGCTTACATAAGTACAACGTATTATAGATATGATTGATTACAGCTTCACTTCAAGCTGAAGCACTCAGTGATGGACAGGTCTGTAGTAAGTACAGACAAATGTTTCTTCTGTCATTTCGAATCTGGCATTTCTCCAAAGTTGATAGTTTGGATTTATAAATGTGTACACACTCTTCCATCTGCAGGTGGAACTTTTGTGAAAGGGTGAAAATAGTGATGGAGGCCATTGGTAGAGTTTATGGAGAGGGATTGCTTAATTATAATAGTAGTAATATTAAATACCATAGCAGTAATTTACACAGTATCGTATAGTCTGCTGaattcataaaatattttcttgataTAATAGAGATAATTTTCATGAATTTGTCAAACTGCATAAAAGTTTTGAATGTATGGATACAGTGTGCCCTATTTACAGATGCAAATACAATACAGTTTTCAGGTTTCACTTCAGTTCAAATTTATTAATACACGTGGACTGTGTTACAGTTTATTACTTTTTAATAGCCTTAAATTTGTTGCAAATTTGGAAACATCATATTTTATACAATGAAACTTAAAATGTGATCAGGAgaagtatggaaaaaatgcaattgTAATTTAGTAGGCTACTGACTTACTGTTAATGGCATAAATTTCTTGTTTGGATAAAAGGCATAGCACCCTTCTTATGTATGAAATACATTTGGGGTCAAAATGAAAACTAAATAGAATTAAAATCGTGATATATGCAGATTGGTAGTGGTACAGAGCTGGAAGGAAATTTAACAGACAAGGTAACATATATTGAAGGCATCTTGAAAAAGAATAGTAAGACTTGTtttaacaatgaacaaaaaatattCCATTGAAATCATAAAAGTCTTGTGATAAAACACAGCAACACCCACTACAAAATGCTCAATGctatggtgtacaggaaggtgtcaccaCTGAGTAATggtagaaagatacaagatgactctgacaaaatttctacttggtatgatgagtggcagcttgctctaaatgtagaaaaatgtaagttaacgcagatgagtgggaagaacaaacccgtaatgtttgaatacagcatcagTAATGTGCTGCCTTACAGTCATgacagttaaataataaaatagtaactCTCCACAATGTGGTAGTCCTAAAACATATTAGAATTTCCAGTAATAGTAGGTGACAAGTAACAatagacacaaatgtaaaactaatTAAAAGTAAATGCTGTGCAGAGGACCTGCCGGGCCCATCGGTGCTGATTGATCGCCTCTGCCAGTGGTGTCATTTTATGCAGTGTGGAGGGGTGTGAGGTCAGTACACTGCTCTTCCAGCTACCATCAGTTTTCATGACCTGGAGCCaatactactcggtcaagtagctcctctattggcCTCACAAGACTGAGTGATCGCTGTTCAAATCCTCCCACCAacaaaaaatccctggcagtacaagGAATCAAACTTGGGTCCTACTTATGGCAGTCAGCTGTGCTGATCCCTCAGCTATGAAGGTGGGCAAACACAATTGtaggaaggggaaaaaaaagagcCGTCGTGATGTAGAAAATTAGACATATAGATTGTGATAATTTATTTAAGAATATAACAACACATtacattacatctacatacatacaacgCAAGACACTGTACGGTACATGGCAGAGGGCACATTGGGCAACTACTTGCTActtcctttcatgttccagtcgcaAAAGGAGTGAGGGAAAAATAATTGTCTATATGCATTTGtacgagcactaatttctcttttcttatctttgtggtcattaCGTGAAATTTATTTTGGCGGCAGTGGAATTGCTCTGCAGTTAgcctcaagtgctggttctctaaattttctcagttgtgcctaatgaaaagaatgttgtcttccctctagggattcccatttgacttcgtaaagcatctctgtaatacttgcacaTTGAtcaaacctatcggtaacaaatctaggagcaagcctttgaattgcttcgatgtcttcctttaatctgatctggtggaGATCCGAAACACtgaagcagtattcaagaatagcgTCCTATgtgtgatctcctttacagatgaaccacacttcccaaattctcccaataaactgaagtccatcATTCGCCTAACCTACAACCGTTCTTCTGTTTTCGTTTCTTTTCATATCGCAGTGGATAAGACTGGTACATTATTGTTCATACTGGCACATTATTATCAAAATACTCTTTTGGACTGTAGAAGCAGTGATCAACTGATCAGCTTTGAACCCTGCTATGTTGTTTATTGACTGCATTTTACTTGGTAGTTTCCTAAATATATTTTTTCCAAGGAGTAGAACTCCATTTTCGCAGAGCTTAGTTTTTGTATGGTGCATATGGAGATCCATTTTCTTgcttatgttgtgtgtgtgtgtgtacctgttcaTTTTTGAGGAAGAGTGCGGGATTTTCAGTTGTGTATTGCTGTATGAATACAATAGTTTCATATATATATGAAGGCATGGAAGTGGAGAATTTGCAGTTTTCTGAAGAGTGGCTTACAAGATTTTTTGTATTTGGCATCTTGTACGATTCTTATGATTCTTTTTTAGATTCTATATAGCTCGATTGTGTTTGGAGAAACTCCCCAGAAAATGACTCCATACTTCAGGAATGATTGGACACTTGGCATAGTACACACTTTTCAGGCAGTCTTTGCTACAGCAGCTTTCAAGGATTCTTATCACTCAGCATGAGGTGTTCAATTTTTTGCTGGGATTGTTAATGTGATTTCCCCACCTGACATTATCCTGGATCCAAGCCTGAGAAACTTTGTCAGGGCAACTCTATTTACAGCTTTGTTTGGCAACTGGCAATTTATAGTTTGTGGAACCTTTTCCTTGATGTTATGGAAATTGATTGCTACAGTTTTTCCTTATTGTATGTGAAACATTCTGCTATCCTATCCAGtgtctttgttatgttttcttgtggTTTTCTGATTTTGCTGTAATGAGAAAGCGCGCGTCGTCAGCAAACCGGTAAGCATTTTGTTGGTCATTTTCATGTAGGAGGAACTTGGGGATCATGATATTTGATGTCTTGGTAATCTGAGTAAGGGATTGTGATTTTGTTGCAGTCAGTGTGTTGTATTTCCACTATTTGTTTCCATACGCATAGGTATGACTTGACCCCGTCATGAGGTGTGCCTCTGATGCCTAGTTGGTTTCATTTCTGTAGAGGGCCTCATGATCTTTAATATCAaatgcttctgacaggtcaaggCATACACCAGTGATATATTCACAACTTTCCACTTTCTGGTAAACTTCACTCAGGAATTCATAGATAGTACTGTTGGTTGAGTGGTTCTTCCTATACCTGTGTTGTGCTGTGGATAAGATTTGATATTTAAAACTAACACTAACAAGAATATGACAAACTATGCTGAATCAAACAAAAAATCAGAAGTGCCTTCTACAATATGTGAAAAACTATAAAGAAAATTGGAAACAATTGAAAACTATAAGTTcatgatgaaaataaaacaaacttacatACTATGAAGATAACATTTCATCTATGTTGTCATAAAATTTCTGTAAAGGCTGGAAACACACACAGTTAACAGGAAATATTAGCATTTTTGTGGAGAAAATGGAATGCTCCCTAAATGAAGTAGGTGCAATAAAATAAGAGGTTATAGTTTGTGGAGTCCTTctcagtaaatgtaaacaaaaagcTACTGTAGCCAGCCTCATCTGACTGTCACAGCAAGCATTgcaatgaacataaaaaaagcaaccAGCCTTGAACCAAATTCTGATTTACAGAGAGAAACTTAAGTGGTCCATAAAAGTTTACAATCAGGGTTCAGTGGTCATTAAATCTTAGCACTTACTGTTAAAGGAGtgcaagtaaaaaataaaatatgaaagatCAAATTCAGGAATTTCAACTAGGTTAATGTAAATCTCTTAAATTATTATTACATAGTGTAGAATAGCCTGCTGCCCATGGAACTGAAAATCTGGCTACAAAACtcaatataaatatatatgtaggaAAACTAGTGCAGCATTTTGATATTACAATCCCCCTCAGAAAAGGTATTtaactgcccaaatagtaaaactcatctacaacttgtagtgactcatttcctaatataattccttcagcatcactttatttaatttgacttcattccattacccttattttactgtTCATGATGTTCATCTAAataaccttctacatctacatcatgctcATTAAGCCACCCAGTGTTGTGTGGCCACCAACTGATCCCCCGTAATCTTTTCCACTTGT is from Schistocerca cancellata isolate TAMUIC-IGC-003103 chromosome 6, iqSchCanc2.1, whole genome shotgun sequence and encodes:
- the LOC126191430 gene encoding tetratricopeptide repeat protein 19 homolog, mitochondrial, with product MYRLTRIAFQVERKWLSSSKLCKKRFNASRRDYSTKLNTSFVTEHEYRNRSENFPSLLVWGGLFSFFQSKEEPELIQTIKRAILLMQKDEMKKAEQMLHIALKLAQEQQNEDGIVYVLDLMANLAYDMNEHDKAHKLFVSVMQHLFRKGVQQDDNKIIHISLKLADNYHKQGEKRKAEEGFKFCLENLENKLNSGVQDEDTLLLLAMTLDWYAQFVFKSGRYKDAQNLMKRAYDLSVSINGETSEQVVVLLNDLGTVSCLQGDLDAALKYLKQATAIGEKFPDMLELGSIYINLGFVYLKKQMFDEAKRACVYAREQGRRLKNKEVEDVAEQCLQKIKLPEKV